A single genomic interval of Argopecten irradians isolate NY chromosome 8, Ai_NY, whole genome shotgun sequence harbors:
- the LOC138329484 gene encoding uncharacterized protein: MVVTCCVNFCAVGIPLIVSSFVMIFAFVLHLCGAVSPTWFDFTYSAGTSGYQGLFGHCFIANDNICCGTVSNYYSTNGGVPDWLTATQYMVVISLVSGVVSIVLVFVASCCASKTIAIPAVVTTILTSVLLLASIITFGSSVSSESWTTRTDYNFGFYFIFFSMLGYIGCAVLIIVGICTATLVTSVVPGPL; encoded by the exons ATGGTTGTAACGTGCTGTGTTAATTTCTGTGCGGTAGGAATCCCGCTAATCGTGAGCTCCTTTGTGATGATTTTTGCGTTCGTGTTACATCTGTGTGGGGCTGTATCTCCTACGTGGTTCGACTTCACGTATTCAGCAGGGACCAGTGGGTACCAGGGACTGTTTGGACACTGTTTCATTGCCAACGACAACATCTGTTGTGGTACCGTCAGCAACTACTACAGCACGAACGGCGGTGTGCCAG ATTGGCTCACGGCGACTCAGTACATGGTAGTTATATCGCTGGTGAGTGGTGTTGTCTCGATAGTCTTGGTCTTTGTCGCCTCTTGCTGCGCCTCCAAGACTATCGCTATCCCGGCCGTCGTCACCACAATTCTTACAA GTGTTTTGCTTCTGGCTTCAATAATCACGTTTGGCTCCTCCGTATCTTCCGAGAGTTGGACCACCCGCACTGACTATAACTTTGGcttttatttcatctttttctccaTGCTGGGGTACATTGGATGTGCCGTTCTAATCATAGTTGGTATCTGTACGGCGACGCTCGTTACAAGTG TTGTACCAGGACCTTTGTAA
- the LOC138329483 gene encoding glucoside xylosyltransferase 2-like: MKCKMLFKLGLSVVVFVAVYLFFALQNQNDSDSQVMPEILNNQQHGVQSSKESGGQPSNIAAVDKPLRNEAWRNGIHLSLVACGDREKESVILLKSAVLFTKTPLVFHIFAELHLQDYFRRQIDFWPDDLRTRVEYHIYNLSFPSGEKPNEWKNLFKPCASQRLFIPDLLTDVEALLYVDTDILFLRPLEDIWAFLQKFNSTQMVALSPEHEDKQSSWYPRFARHPYYGEQGVNSGVMLMNLTRIRQSPWLQSLKHYYNDYKLKITWGDQDLLNIYFHYYPEQLYIYPCEWNYRPDHCMYMSVCRGGDKHGANVLHGNRRVMHNDKQPAFKATYDSFVRHQFGADLKYDMLVTLKRELEKTKHTACGKFPHIFYKQIERYIDSLDIYKNKESYGGKP, encoded by the exons ATGAAGTGtaaaatgttgtttaagttgGGATTGTCGGTAGTGGTATTTGTGGCAGTCTACCTCTTTTTTGCTCTTCAAAACCAAAATGACAGCGATTCCCAAGTGATGCCAGAAATTTTAAATAACCAGCAGCATGGTGTCCAGTCAAGCAAAGAAAGTGGAGGTCAGCCTTCCAACATTGCAGCTGTTGATAAACCTCTCAG GAATGAAGCATGGAGAAATGGTATACACTTGTCTCTAGTGGCCTGCGGAGACCGAGAGAAAGAATCTGTCATCCTTCTCAAGTCTGCTGTCCTCTTCACAAAAACACCACTTGTTTTTCACATCTTTGCTGAATTACATCTGCAAGATTACTTCAGACGGCAG ATTGACTTTTGGCCTGACGATTTACGGACAAGAGTAGAGTACCACATCTACAACCTAAGTTTCCCGTCAGGAGAAAAACCTAATGAATGGAAGAATCTCTTTAAACCATGTGCATCTCAACGACTCTTCATACCT GACCTGCTGACAGATGTAGAAGCCTTGCTGTACGTCGACACGGACATCCTGTTTTTACGTCCTCTAGAAGATATCTGGGCTTTTCTTCAGAAGTTCAACAGTACTCAGATGGTAGCTTTGTCCCCGGAACATGAAGATAAGCAGTCTAGCTGGTACCCGAGGTTTGCCAGACATCCCTATTATGGAGAACAag GTGTGAATTCTGGGGTGATGCTGATGAATCTTACACGGATACGTCAGTCGCCATGGCTACAGTCCCTCAAACATTACTACAatgattacaaattaaaaataaccTGGGGAGATCAGGATCTTCTCAACATCTATTTCCATTACTATCCTG AACAACTATACATATACCCTTGTGAGTGGAATTACCGACCAGATCACTGTATGTATATGAGTGTGTGTAGAGGTGGAGACAAACATGGGGCCAACGTCCTACATGGGAACAGACGGGTGATGCACAATGATAAACAGCCCGCATTTAAAGCCACATACGACTCCTTTGTGAGG CACCAGTTTGGGGCAGATCTAAAGTACGACATGCTTGTGACGTTGAAGAGAGAATTAGAAAAAACGAAGCACACAGCATGTGGAAAATTTCCTCATATATTCTACAAGCAAATAGAAAGATATATAGActcattagatatatataaaaataaggaGAGCTATGGCGGGAAACCTTGA